In one window of Nocardia brasiliensis DNA:
- a CDS encoding NAD-dependent succinate-semialdehyde dehydrogenase has product MVSEREVLESVPTRLWIGGPVAATGGGTFPVHNPATGEVLAEVADATPEDAMRALDAAVAVQAEWAARPARERGEILRTVFERITARAEEFALLMTLEMGKALPESRNEVRYGAEFFRWFSEEAVRVHGRYLHAPSGTGRIMVHKQPVGPCLAITPWNFPLAMGTRKIGPALAAGCTMIVKPASATPLTMLLLAQLCSEAGLPDGVLSVITASRSGAVTQPLIDDPRLRKLTFTGSTEVGKKLVQSSANGLLRTSMELGGNAPFVVFDDADVDAAVQGAMLAKLRNGGEACTAANRFHVQQGVLEEFTEKLVEAMGAGVVLGPGTDPNTTLGPLINEEQLDTVSELVEDAVAKGAKVRLGGKAPGGPGWFYPATILSEVPAQARILREEVFGPVAPIVGFVTEEEGLAAANDTEFGLVSYVYTRDLDRALRVAEGLESGMVGINRGVISDPAAPFGGVKASGFGREGGTEGIEEYLSTKYIALT; this is encoded by the coding sequence ATGGTGTCCGAACGCGAAGTTCTCGAATCCGTCCCGACGCGACTGTGGATCGGTGGGCCCGTGGCCGCCACCGGCGGCGGCACCTTCCCGGTGCACAACCCGGCGACGGGGGAGGTGCTGGCCGAGGTCGCCGACGCGACCCCGGAAGACGCGATGCGCGCGCTGGACGCGGCGGTCGCCGTGCAGGCCGAATGGGCGGCGCGGCCCGCCCGCGAGCGCGGTGAGATCCTGCGGACCGTGTTCGAGCGGATCACCGCCAGGGCCGAGGAGTTCGCGCTGCTGATGACCCTGGAAATGGGCAAGGCGCTCCCGGAGAGCCGCAACGAGGTGCGCTACGGCGCGGAGTTCTTCCGCTGGTTCAGTGAGGAGGCCGTGCGGGTGCACGGACGCTACCTGCACGCGCCGTCGGGCACCGGCCGGATCATGGTGCACAAGCAGCCGGTGGGTCCGTGCCTGGCGATCACGCCGTGGAACTTCCCGCTGGCCATGGGCACCCGCAAGATCGGCCCGGCGCTGGCCGCCGGCTGCACGATGATCGTTAAACCCGCCTCGGCGACCCCGCTGACCATGCTCCTACTGGCGCAACTGTGCAGCGAGGCCGGGTTGCCAGACGGGGTGCTCTCGGTGATCACCGCAAGCCGTTCCGGTGCGGTGACCCAGCCGCTGATCGACGACCCGCGCCTGCGCAAGCTCACCTTCACCGGTTCCACCGAGGTGGGCAAGAAGCTGGTGCAGAGCTCGGCCAACGGGTTGCTGCGCACCTCCATGGAGCTCGGTGGCAACGCGCCGTTCGTGGTGTTCGACGACGCCGACGTGGACGCGGCGGTACAGGGCGCGATGCTGGCGAAGCTGCGCAACGGTGGCGAGGCGTGCACCGCGGCCAACCGCTTCCACGTGCAGCAGGGCGTGCTCGAGGAGTTCACCGAGAAACTGGTCGAGGCGATGGGCGCCGGTGTGGTGCTTGGCCCCGGCACCGACCCGAATACCACCCTCGGCCCGCTGATCAACGAGGAGCAACTCGATACGGTCAGCGAGCTCGTCGAGGACGCCGTGGCCAAGGGCGCCAAGGTCCGTCTCGGCGGCAAGGCGCCGGGTGGACCCGGCTGGTTCTACCCCGCGACCATCCTCAGCGAGGTGCCCGCGCAGGCCAGGATTCTGCGGGAGGAGGTCTTCGGGCCGGTCGCGCCGATCGTGGGCTTCGTCACCGAGGAGGAGGGGCTCGCCGCCGCCAACGACACCGAGTTCGGTCTCGTCAGCTACGTCTACACCCGCGATCTCGACCGCGCGCTGCGCGTCGCCGAGGGGCTGGAGTCCGGCATGGTCGGCATCAACCGGGGCGTGATCTCTGACCCCGCAGCACCTTTCGGCGGCGTCAAAGCCTCCGGCTTCGGCCGGGAGGGCGGCACGGAGGGCATCGAGGAGTACCTGTCCACCAAGTACATCGCCCTCACCTGA
- a CDS encoding UvrD-helicase domain-containing protein has protein sequence MDITVAPQTKAGRAPRPDSIDNPQVTGASAEESRSAVEEVRAVRAPVPEPPPSVAEQEQRRVERERRRAEEAERLLDGLNPQQRAAVVHSGAPLLIVAGAGSGKTAVLTRRIAYLLAARGVTPGQVLAITFTNKAAAEMRERVIGLVGPRANNMWVSTFHSSCVRILRMQAALLPGMNSNFSIYDADDSRRLLTMISRDFEIDTKKYTARLLATAISNLKNELIGPQQATADAESDETELPGLVARVYVEYQRRLRAANALDFDDLIGETVALLQNHPQVAEYYRRRFRHVLVDEYQDTNHAQYVLVRELVGHHRAERDEDQAPPSELCVVGDADQSIYAFRGATIRNIEEFERDFPDAETILLEQNYRSTQHILSAANAVISRNENRRDKKLWTDSGEGDLITGYVADNEHDEASFVAREIDRLVDQGEANYADVAVFYRTNNNSRALEEIFIRMGLPYKVVGGVRFYERKEVRDIVAYLRVLENPDDAVSLRRILNTPRRGIGDRAEACVAVHAEQRGIGFAAALRDAADGKVALLNTRAQRAIAGFLDLLEEIRAAGVQEDLDFPDVGNVVDAVLERTGYRGELEASDDPQDGARLDNLNELVSVAREFSSEAHNNAEAAREEGLLPEVGEGEPDPGSLAAFLERVSLVADTDQIPDEGSGVVTMMTLHTAKGLEFPVVFVTGWEDGQFPHMRALGDPTELAEERRLAYVGITRARKRLYLSRAVVRSGWGQPVSNPESRFLQEIPGHLIDWRRLEPAGSPASRGIRRRGDSDGMERDWTRGDGWSERPGMRPDRGPRRPAPGAVGKNNANLVLAVGDRVSDDKYGLGKVVAAEGFGPLATVTIDFGTAGKIRLIPQYSRTLVKL, from the coding sequence ATGGACATCACGGTGGCTCCCCAGACCAAGGCCGGTCGCGCCCCACGGCCGGATTCGATTGACAACCCGCAGGTCACCGGTGCTAGCGCCGAGGAATCGCGGTCGGCTGTCGAGGAGGTGCGTGCGGTGCGAGCACCGGTTCCGGAACCGCCGCCGTCGGTGGCCGAACAGGAGCAACGGCGTGTCGAGCGGGAGCGTCGGCGTGCCGAAGAGGCTGAGCGCCTGCTCGACGGGCTCAATCCGCAGCAGCGTGCCGCGGTTGTGCACAGTGGCGCCCCGCTGCTCATCGTGGCGGGCGCCGGGTCGGGCAAGACCGCCGTGCTCACCCGCCGGATCGCCTACTTGCTCGCGGCGCGCGGCGTGACGCCGGGCCAGGTGCTCGCGATCACGTTCACCAACAAGGCTGCGGCCGAGATGCGCGAGCGCGTGATCGGACTGGTCGGCCCGCGCGCGAACAACATGTGGGTGTCGACGTTCCACTCCAGTTGTGTCCGAATATTGCGCATGCAGGCCGCCTTGCTGCCGGGCATGAATTCGAATTTCTCCATCTACGATGCCGATGATTCGCGGCGACTGCTCACCATGATCAGTCGCGACTTCGAAATCGATACGAAGAAATACACCGCGCGTCTGTTGGCGACCGCGATCTCGAATCTCAAGAATGAGCTCATCGGGCCGCAGCAGGCCACCGCGGACGCCGAGTCGGATGAAACCGAACTGCCCGGTCTGGTCGCCCGGGTCTACGTCGAATACCAGCGACGGCTGCGCGCGGCCAACGCACTCGATTTCGACGATCTGATCGGCGAGACGGTGGCGCTGCTGCAGAACCATCCGCAGGTCGCCGAGTACTACCGGCGGCGCTTCCGGCATGTGCTGGTCGACGAGTACCAGGACACCAATCACGCGCAGTACGTCCTGGTGCGAGAACTGGTCGGACATCACCGGGCCGAGCGCGACGAGGATCAGGCGCCGCCGAGCGAGCTGTGCGTGGTGGGCGATGCCGACCAGTCGATCTACGCCTTCCGCGGTGCCACCATCCGCAATATCGAGGAGTTCGAGCGCGACTTCCCGGACGCGGAAACGATTCTGCTGGAACAGAACTATCGCTCCACCCAGCACATTCTCTCCGCCGCCAACGCGGTGATCTCGCGCAACGAGAACCGGCGCGACAAGAAGCTGTGGACCGATTCCGGCGAGGGCGATCTGATCACCGGTTACGTCGCCGACAACGAGCACGACGAGGCGTCCTTCGTGGCGCGCGAGATCGACCGGCTGGTCGACCAGGGCGAAGCGAACTACGCCGACGTCGCGGTGTTCTACCGGACCAACAACAACTCCCGCGCGCTGGAGGAGATCTTCATCCGGATGGGCCTGCCGTACAAGGTGGTCGGCGGTGTCCGGTTCTACGAGCGCAAGGAGGTGCGCGACATCGTCGCGTACCTGCGGGTGCTGGAGAACCCCGACGACGCGGTGAGCCTGCGCCGGATCCTCAACACGCCGCGGCGCGGCATCGGCGACCGAGCCGAAGCCTGCGTCGCCGTGCACGCCGAACAGCGCGGCATCGGTTTCGCGGCGGCGCTGCGGGACGCGGCGGACGGAAAGGTGGCGCTACTCAACACCAGGGCCCAGCGCGCGATCGCCGGTTTCCTCGACCTGCTCGAGGAGATCCGGGCGGCGGGCGTACAGGAGGACCTGGACTTCCCCGACGTCGGGAACGTGGTCGACGCGGTGCTCGAGCGCACGGGCTACCGCGGCGAGCTGGAGGCCTCGGACGATCCACAGGACGGCGCCCGCCTGGACAACCTCAACGAACTCGTCAGCGTCGCCAGGGAATTCAGTTCCGAGGCGCACAACAACGCCGAGGCCGCCCGGGAAGAGGGACTGTTGCCCGAGGTCGGCGAGGGCGAGCCCGACCCCGGATCGCTGGCCGCCTTCCTCGAGCGGGTCTCGCTGGTGGCCGACACCGACCAGATCCCGGACGAAGGCAGCGGCGTGGTCACCATGATGACCCTGCACACGGCCAAGGGGCTGGAGTTCCCCGTGGTGTTCGTGACCGGTTGGGAAGACGGCCAGTTCCCGCACATGCGGGCACTCGGCGACCCGACCGAACTGGCCGAGGAACGCCGCCTCGCCTACGTCGGCATCACCAGGGCCAGGAAGCGGCTGTACCTGAGTCGCGCGGTCGTGCGCTCCGGCTGGGGGCAGCCGGTGTCCAATCCGGAATCGCGCTTCCTGCAAGAGATTCCGGGACATCTGATCGATTGGCGGCGACTGGAGCCCGCCGGGTCACCGGCGAGCCGTGGTATCCGCAGGCGCGGCGACAGCGACGGCATGGAACGCGACTGGACGCGCGGCGACGGCTGGTCCGAGCGGCCGGGCATGCGGCCCGATCGCGGCCCGCGCCGCCCCGCGCCCGGCGCCGTCGGCAAGAACAACGCGAACCTGGTGCTCGCCGTGGGCGACCGGGTCAGCGACGACAAATACGGTCTCGGCAAGGTGGTCGCCGCCGAGGGCTTCGGCCCGTTGGCCACGGTGACCATCGATTTCGGCACCGCGGGCAAGATCCGGCTCATCCCGCAATACAGCAGGACACTCGTCAAGCTCTGA
- a CDS encoding IS5 family transposase, with product MLILKMLQAYADAAGGIRWQVSVDSTIMRAHHHAAGARRGGTDNEPADHALGRSRGGWTTKLHLACEQGLKPLSVLLTVGQAGDSPQFIAVLDAISVPRLGLGRPRVRPDRVPADKAYSSRANRAWLRQHGIAAAIAIPADQLAHRHNRGSSGGKPPAFDTTIYRDRNAVGRGINRRKQNRAVATRFDNSPSATWPRSTSPPSTNGSQTNEGGHQPALTPLRNTA from the coding sequence GTGTTGATCCTGAAGATGCTGCAGGCCTACGCCGACGCGGCTGGCGGCATCCGCTGGCAGGTGAGCGTGGACTCCACGATCATGCGAGCCCATCATCACGCCGCCGGAGCTCGCCGCGGCGGCACCGATAACGAGCCCGCCGATCACGCGTTGGGACGATCGCGGGGTGGGTGGACGACAAAGCTGCATCTGGCCTGCGAACAAGGCCTCAAACCGCTGTCGGTACTGCTCACCGTCGGTCAGGCCGGCGACAGTCCACAGTTCATCGCGGTCCTCGACGCTATCTCGGTGCCCCGGCTCGGACTCGGCAGGCCACGAGTCCGCCCGGATCGGGTGCCGGCAGACAAGGCCTACTCCTCGCGCGCCAACCGCGCCTGGCTTCGCCAACACGGCATCGCTGCCGCCATCGCAATCCCCGCCGATCAGCTCGCCCACCGCCACAACCGCGGCTCATCCGGCGGCAAGCCACCCGCATTCGACACCACTATCTACCGCGACCGCAACGCCGTCGGACGCGGCATCAACCGGCGCAAGCAGAACCGGGCCGTAGCAACGCGATTCGACAACTCGCCGTCCGCTACCTGGCCACGATCCACATCGCCACCATCAACCAATGGCTCCCAAACCAATGAAGGCGGGCACCAGCCCGCCCTCACTCCACTTCGCAACACTGCCTAG
- a CDS encoding M23 family metallopeptidase, whose amino-acid sequence MNHRSAFASEHRARTGHRYRDDEPSGAQATPSTSRGPSVDRQRNSRFAAPAAAPVDYSARENSWSTNDSWSQQDAWTPRDSWSQQESWSDGAAWNSGESWSAGAAWNSGEAWAEKENWAPEDGTWAPEESWAPEAEPQTPETPATPTVIPGRRSAKRGGAHRVPAPPAALKGRAAVAAVAAGAVVAAGQAALASPDQPSQAVDYEAAGQIHEIAAQSVSVADPAVTSPVSPQILNPSGPSHLGDFNDILQKGQKYAEDMAAAEAAKLRPLFTKFAAGNFTSGFGARWGVQHLGIDVAGPIGTPIVAVADGTVIEAGPASGFGMWVRLLHDDGTVTIYGHIDTATVSQGQRVMAGDQIATIGNRGFSTGPHCHFEVWLNGTDKIDPVPWLATRGISLGPQRD is encoded by the coding sequence ATGAACCATCGCTCCGCCTTTGCTTCCGAACATCGCGCCCGAACCGGTCATCGTTATCGCGACGACGAGCCCTCGGGTGCGCAGGCGACACCCAGTACGTCACGCGGTCCGTCGGTTGACCGGCAGCGCAACTCCCGTTTTGCCGCGCCCGCCGCGGCGCCGGTGGACTACAGCGCCCGCGAGAACTCCTGGTCGACCAACGATTCCTGGTCCCAGCAGGACGCGTGGACACCGCGGGACAGCTGGTCGCAGCAGGAGTCCTGGTCCGACGGTGCCGCCTGGAACTCGGGCGAATCCTGGAGTGCGGGTGCGGCCTGGAACTCCGGCGAGGCCTGGGCCGAGAAAGAGAACTGGGCACCCGAAGACGGCACCTGGGCACCGGAAGAATCCTGGGCGCCCGAGGCCGAGCCGCAGACCCCCGAGACTCCTGCCACGCCGACCGTGATCCCCGGCCGCCGCTCCGCCAAACGCGGTGGCGCACACCGGGTTCCCGCTCCGCCCGCCGCCCTCAAGGGTCGTGCCGCGGTGGCCGCGGTCGCCGCCGGTGCGGTGGTCGCCGCCGGACAGGCCGCGCTCGCCTCCCCGGACCAGCCGAGCCAGGCCGTCGACTACGAGGCCGCCGGGCAGATCCACGAGATCGCCGCCCAATCGGTCAGCGTCGCCGACCCCGCCGTCACCTCGCCGGTGTCCCCCCAGATCCTCAACCCCTCCGGGCCCAGCCACCTCGGCGACTTCAACGACATCCTGCAAAAGGGGCAGAAGTACGCCGAGGACATGGCCGCCGCGGAAGCCGCGAAGCTGCGCCCCCTGTTCACCAAGTTCGCCGCGGGTAACTTCACCTCCGGCTTCGGCGCCCGCTGGGGTGTCCAGCACCTCGGTATCGACGTCGCGGGCCCGATCGGCACCCCGATCGTCGCCGTCGCCGACGGCACCGTCATCGAGGCGGGCCCCGCGTCCGGCTTCGGCATGTGGGTGCGCCTGCTTCACGACGACGGCACCGTCACCATCTACGGCCACATCGACACCGCCACCGTCTCCCAGGGCCAGCGCGTCATGGCCGGCGACCAGATCGCCACCATCGGCAACCGCGGCTTCTCCACCGGCCCGCACTGCCACTTCGAGGTCTGGCTGAACGGCACCGACAAGATCGACCCGGTCCCGTGGCTCGCCACCCGCGGCATCAGCCTGGGCCCGCAGCGCGACTAG
- a CDS encoding chorismate mutase: protein MSTPATTTGSDSALPQSDAEIDKLRKEIDRLDAEILAAIKRRTEISRIIGRTRMASGGPRLVHNREMKVLERFSELGQEGHTLAMLLLRLGRGRLGH, encoded by the coding sequence ATGAGCACCCCCGCAACGACGACTGGGTCCGATTCGGCACTGCCGCAGAGCGACGCGGAGATCGACAAGCTCCGTAAGGAGATCGATCGCCTCGACGCGGAGATCCTTGCCGCCATCAAGCGCCGCACGGAGATCTCTCGGATCATCGGCCGGACGCGGATGGCCTCCGGTGGGCCCCGGCTCGTGCACAACCGGGAAATGAAGGTGCTGGAGCGGTTCAGCGAACTCGGCCAGGAAGGCCACACCCTCGCCATGCTGCTGCTGCGCCTCGGGCGCGGCCGGCTCGGTCACTGA
- a CDS encoding DUF1731 domain-containing protein, translated as MASTTTYTQFIALPTDVVWEVVGDPARWAEWNPAVSSVRLHGPVAAGTTGDYLPRGRVFEAMHGRTAPPFVISTYVPGRALAIEQPEPAGRMRMAWTLTPREGGTEIEQQLTFTGPSAGIARAVIGSLLETDVRVCFARLARLAGLTPAANALTAVIAGGTGALGKHIAADLTCRGHRVTILTRRRDPGLPFTQVEWDGRTVGDWVAGLRNPGRTAIVNLAGKLVDCRPTPRNVDQLRRSRVDSTRALVDAAATLARPIDYWVQASTTAIWSDAGETRCTETTPLPIGLPQMTGVAEPWERAFDGANATRSTVLRTSIVLDPQAPALKRLSQLTKAGLGGRVGPGDQWFSWIHVTDWLAIVRAALGLDPAVTLPNGVLVAATDFPVRNRDLMAALRSHLHRPPAPPTPTAILKVGAIFLRTDPALGLTGRHATSAILRQHGFVFRYPTLDEALTGLLPR; from the coding sequence ATGGCAAGTACAACGACGTACACCCAGTTCATCGCGTTGCCAACGGATGTCGTGTGGGAGGTGGTGGGGGATCCCGCGCGGTGGGCGGAGTGGAATCCGGCGGTGTCCTCGGTCCGGCTGCACGGGCCGGTCGCGGCGGGCACGACGGGTGACTATCTGCCCAGGGGGCGGGTGTTCGAAGCGATGCACGGGCGGACCGCGCCGCCGTTCGTGATCAGCACCTATGTGCCCGGTCGGGCGCTGGCGATCGAGCAACCGGAACCGGCGGGGCGGATGCGGATGGCGTGGACGCTGACGCCTCGAGAAGGCGGCACCGAGATCGAGCAGCAGCTCACCTTCACCGGACCTTCGGCGGGGATCGCCAGGGCGGTAATCGGCTCGCTGCTGGAAACCGATGTGCGTGTCTGCTTCGCGCGACTGGCCCGCCTGGCGGGGCTCACCCCTGCGGCGAACGCGCTGACCGCCGTAATCGCCGGTGGCACCGGCGCATTGGGCAAGCACATCGCCGCCGACCTGACCTGCCGCGGGCATCGGGTGACGATTCTCACCAGGCGGCGCGATCCGGGCCTGCCGTTCACCCAGGTGGAATGGGACGGCAGGACGGTCGGCGATTGGGTTGCGGGCCTGCGCAATCCGGGCCGGACCGCCATCGTCAACCTGGCGGGCAAACTAGTCGATTGCCGACCGACGCCGCGCAATGTCGACCAATTGCGGCGCAGCCGAGTGGATTCCACTCGCGCGCTGGTCGACGCGGCCGCCACCCTGGCGCGACCGATCGACTACTGGGTGCAGGCAAGCACCACCGCGATCTGGTCGGACGCGGGCGAAACCCGATGCACCGAAACAACTCCGCTGCCGATCGGCCTCCCGCAGATGACCGGGGTGGCCGAGCCGTGGGAGCGGGCCTTCGACGGCGCGAATGCCACCCGGTCGACGGTGTTGCGCACCTCGATCGTGCTGGACCCGCAGGCTCCCGCGCTGAAACGGTTGAGCCAGTTGACGAAGGCGGGTCTCGGCGGCCGGGTAGGGCCCGGCGACCAGTGGTTCAGCTGGATCCACGTGACGGACTGGCTCGCCATCGTCCGCGCGGCCCTCGGCCTGGACCCAGCCGTCACACTGCCGAACGGAGTCCTGGTGGCCGCCACCGACTTTCCGGTGCGCAACCGCGACCTGATGGCCGCCCTACGCAGCCACCTACACCGCCCACCCGCACCGCCAACCCCCACCGCGATCCTGAAAGTCGGCGCGATATTCCTGCGCACCGACCCGGCCCTCGGACTCACCGGCAGGCACGCCACCTCGGCAATACTCCGCCAACACGGATTCGTCTTCCGCTACCCCACCCTGGACGAAGCACTAACAGGCCTCCTCCCCCGCTGA